GTTTATGAGTGTTTTAAGCATAAAATAATAAATCATTAAATATTTTCAATAATTTATTATTCACTGATTATCGAGCCGAACAAGTCTATTAGGTAAAATGTATTAAAACAACCTTAAAAATTGTCTAACAGTTTTTAAGGTTGTTTTACTTTTAAATGTATAAAAATTATATTATCAGGATTAAACTGAATTATCCTATAAGCTTAAGAGAAGCCTATTATTTCGGAGTAACTTCTGTCTAAAATGAAATTAATAATTTATGGAGTATAAAATTGGCTTACTGATAGCCCAATCAAATACTTATTCAAGTTCACAAGATTTTTTTTGGGGCTTTAAAGAAGGTTTAAAAAAAGTTCCAGATTTTCCTGTTAAAATATTTGTTGAAAATATTGGTTTTGGGCAAAAAACAGCGATTCAACAGCAGTATGAAAAAATGGCACTTCAAAATGCACCAGATATTATTGTAGGTATGGCTCAATGGAGGAGCCTAGTGGGAAATGAAAAAGTATTGAACCAATATAGAATACCTGCCCTTTTTTGCGATATTGGAGCAAATTTACCCTTACCACAACCTCTAGGAGAACACATATATTTCAATTCTTTCAATTTATGGCAATCAAATTTTGCTATGGGAAAATACCTTGCAAAACAAGGTCACAAAAAGGTACTCTATCTTTCCCATTTTTATGATGGGGGCTATCATACTCCTTATGCTTTTTGCAGTGGAGTCTCAATGGGAAGGGGGGATTATGTAATGCCCTTTGCTATTCAAGATGGATACAATGAACAAGAATTTGAGCGATTAAAGATGCACATTGAGCAAACGAAGCCAGATGCAATTCACGCCCTATATTCCAATCCTCGACATTATGTACTTTTAGATTGGTTGAAAAACAATCCTCAAACTAAAGATATTTCTTTGACAGCTAATCCTTATTGGGTTGATGATGATTTACTTTTGAGAAATCCAAATGAACATACAATAGGTATCCTATCTGCTAATTCATGGTCTCGTCTATCGCCCAACCCTATCAATCAAGCTATAGTGAGCCAATTTGAAGAAGAGGAAGAAGAAACTTGTAGTGTATTTGTGATGATGGGTTATGAAGCGGGGGCATTGCTTG
The Chitinophagales bacterium genome window above contains:
- a CDS encoding ABC transporter substrate-binding protein — translated: MEYKIGLLIAQSNTYSSSQDFFWGFKEGLKKVPDFPVKIFVENIGFGQKTAIQQQYEKMALQNAPDIIVGMAQWRSLVGNEKVLNQYRIPALFCDIGANLPLPQPLGEHIYFNSFNLWQSNFAMGKYLAKQGHKKVLYLSHFYDGGYHTPYAFCSGVSMGRGDYVMPFAIQDGYNEQEFERLKMHIEQTKPDAIHALYSNPRHYVLLDWLKNNPQTKDISLTANPYWVDDDLLLRNPNEHTIGILSANSWSRLSPNPINQAIVSQFEEEEEETCSVFVMMGYEAGALLAKAYEALGDKWSKRKYFKSFLLDAKLDGPRDGHHFNSEYQCSFANHHLRKVEKTEGGLQNKVIRDLNIDESLTILKPLYEKPNSGWDNLYLCV